The Gemmatimonadales bacterium genome has a segment encoding these proteins:
- a CDS encoding metalloregulator ArsR/SmtB family transcription factor, with translation MVSTFTVVAEPNRRAILTLLAASDRSVGEIERALQLPQPTVSKHLRVLREAGFVEARVDAQHRLYRLRPEPLREIDSWLAQFRRHWSRHVDALEQHLGRMEKAHTAKGRRKP, from the coding sequence ATGGTATCCACGTTTACCGTCGTCGCGGAACCGAACCGCCGGGCGATCCTGACCCTCCTTGCCGCCTCGGACCGCTCCGTCGGGGAGATCGAGCGTGCGCTGCAGCTGCCGCAGCCGACGGTCTCCAAGCACCTGCGCGTCCTCCGCGAGGCCGGCTTTGTCGAGGCGCGCGTCGATGCGCAGCACCGGCTCTATCGGCTGCGCCCGGAACCGCTCCGCGAAATCGACAGCTGGCTGGCGCAGTTCCGCCGGCACTGGTCACGGCACGTCGATGCCCTCGAGCAACATCTCGGCCGGATGGAAAAGGCCCACACCGCGAAAGGAAGAAGGAAACCGTGA
- a CDS encoding succinylglutamate desuccinylase/aspartoacylase family protein → MHRAAYITLSLVVAAIPVTPLIAQAPPVNSAPTFTVGTATARRGERATGTITVPAGVDSGYVMQVAVIHGARPGPVLALVSGQHGTEYSTIIGMQRLVPKIDPKTLAGTVIIIPVVNVPSFTSMTPARNPTDRKSMLGVWPGDSSGTQSYRAVAILMREVVNQANVIVDFHGGDLDEDIGIPFSAAVRGGRAGPDSESVRLAIAFGLKHIQIIDRDAASPRVGSRIDGQALLQGKPVILVGVGRSGVVTDGDIANVDNGCLNLLGALKMIDRRRTPSYAPVWLDAAAPRIAAQGPGAFFAAVPHGAMVKKGQPLGYTTDLLGARTGDVPSPIDGLVVYVHGVPSMQRGTTLAEVLPVLPGVPAWKAPARNRP, encoded by the coding sequence ATGCATCGCGCCGCGTACATCACGCTGTCGCTCGTCGTTGCCGCAATCCCGGTCACGCCCCTCATCGCGCAGGCGCCGCCGGTCAACAGTGCACCGACCTTCACCGTGGGCACGGCAACGGCCCGGCGCGGCGAACGGGCGACTGGCACAATCACCGTCCCTGCCGGAGTCGACTCCGGCTACGTGATGCAGGTCGCGGTGATTCACGGCGCGCGCCCGGGGCCGGTCCTGGCGCTGGTATCGGGGCAGCACGGAACCGAATACAGCACCATCATCGGGATGCAGCGACTGGTGCCGAAGATCGATCCGAAGACGCTGGCAGGAACCGTCATCATCATCCCCGTCGTGAACGTGCCGTCATTCACGTCCATGACGCCGGCGCGCAATCCGACCGACAGGAAATCGATGCTCGGCGTCTGGCCCGGCGACAGCAGCGGGACCCAGAGCTACCGCGCCGTGGCGATCCTGATGCGCGAAGTCGTCAACCAGGCGAACGTGATCGTCGATTTCCACGGCGGCGATCTCGACGAAGACATCGGCATTCCGTTTTCCGCGGCGGTGCGCGGCGGGCGCGCCGGTCCTGATTCCGAGAGCGTTCGGCTTGCGATCGCCTTCGGCCTCAAGCACATCCAGATCATCGATCGCGATGCCGCCTCGCCGCGAGTGGGAAGCCGGATCGACGGGCAGGCGCTCCTGCAGGGGAAGCCGGTGATTCTCGTCGGCGTCGGACGAAGTGGCGTCGTGACCGATGGAGACATCGCCAATGTCGACAACGGCTGCCTCAACCTTCTCGGCGCGCTCAAGATGATCGACCGGCGGCGGACCCCGTCGTATGCGCCGGTCTGGCTCGACGCCGCAGCACCTCGTATTGCGGCGCAGGGGCCGGGGGCGTTCTTCGCGGCGGTCCCTCACGGTGCCATGGTGAAGAAGGGGCAGCCCCTTGGCTACACTACCGATCTTCTCGGCGCCCGAACCGGCGACGTGCCATCTCCGATCGACGGACTCGTCGTGTACGTCCACGGCGTCCCTTCGATGCAGCGGGGAACCACGCTCGCCGAGGTCCTTCCTGTCCTGCCGGGCGTCCCGGCGTGGAAGGCGCCGGCACGGAACCGTCCGTGA
- a CDS encoding SRPBCC family protein: MNEQTKYTPSDAVHAEVDKSAEVWTLIVRRELPYAPDKVWRALTDPSELREWAPFDADRDMGSVGPVTLTTVGAPSPQVTETRVKVAEANRALEFNWGGGDQDLRWELEPLANGGTRLTLWHHIDKRFIAMGAAGWHVCLDVLDRFLGGEPIGRTAGMETMKLPAWQQLLARYSKEFGVEAPKWAPQKA, encoded by the coding sequence GTGAACGAACAGACGAAGTACACGCCGAGTGATGCAGTTCACGCCGAGGTCGACAAGTCGGCCGAAGTCTGGACGCTGATTGTTCGGCGAGAACTCCCCTACGCCCCCGACAAGGTGTGGCGCGCGTTGACCGATCCATCCGAACTGCGCGAATGGGCTCCGTTCGATGCCGATCGCGACATGGGCAGCGTCGGACCGGTCACGTTGACCACCGTTGGCGCGCCATCACCCCAGGTCACCGAGACGCGGGTCAAGGTCGCCGAGGCGAATCGCGCGCTGGAGTTCAACTGGGGCGGCGGTGATCAGGATCTGCGCTGGGAGCTCGAGCCGCTTGCGAATGGCGGCACGCGGCTCACCCTCTGGCACCATATCGACAAACGATTCATCGCGATGGGGGCCGCCGGATGGCACGTCTGTCTCGATGTGCTCGACCGCTTCCTTGGTGGAGAGCCGATTGGCCGCACTGCCGGGATGGAGACGATGAAGCTCCCCGCGTGGCAGCAGCTACTCGCCCGCTATTCGAAGGAGTTCGGTGTGGAAGCGCCGAAGTGGGCTCCGCAGAAGGCGTAG